Below is a window of Sulfurisphaera ohwakuensis DNA.
AAAGAGTGATATAATTATATTGGCTGTAAAACCTCAACATTTCCATTCCATCTTAGACAAGGTAAGTAAAACTGCATGGGAGGGTAAAAAAGTTGTTTCAGTTATGGCTGGTATAAGGATTTCTACGTTAACGAGGCTGACGAATGCTAAAGTGTATAGAGCTATGCCTAATATAAATGCGGTCATTGGTAAGGCTACAACAGCATTAGCTGAAGAAAGAGATGAGGAAGTTGAAAGAATTTTTAGGACTATTGGAAACGTTTACTGGATTCCAGAGGAATTGTTTGATGCATGGACAGCAATAATTGGTAGTGGTCCAGCGTTTGTTGCAGAGATAATAGATGCATTCGCATTAGGTGCTGTAGCATGTGGAATGCCAAGAGAACTTGCCTATCAAGCAATATTAGATATGGTAGAAGGTACTGTATATACTTTAAGAAAGGATAAAACTCATCCAGTTCTATTAAGAGATCAGGTAACTACTCCTGCCGGTACCACTATTAGGGGGTTAATGGTTATGGAAAGTGAGGGAATAAAATCAGCTATTATTAAGACTATTGAGGCTGCATATCAAAGGTCAATGGCTATCGGTAAAGAGATCGATAAAATGTATTAAGCTTATTAGTAATGAAATCGAGTATTACCTTATGATAGTCATATCATCACTTTTAGATAAAAGAATGAGTGATCACAATCTTAATGCTAAAGATGTTATTGATGAGATTCTACCAAAGTTACTCAGCTCTGTCCACATGTTTAGAAGTAAAGGCGTTATTTACGCTGCTACGTTCACTAACAAGTACATATGGACTATGAAGATAAATACTCAAATGTTCTCTATCGAAATTTGTAAATATAAGTATAAGTACTGGGAGCTTCCAGATCTTAACATTAAAAAAGTTGAATGTTATAGATTAATGGGAGAATTACTTGATTATGTTAGACAGAAATTAAACTCAGTAATCGCTCCTAGCAATATCTCTTAATCTTTCGTCCCCCTTAATCTCTTTTATAAAACTGTAGACACTTTTAGGAACTAGTTCGCTCCAACTTTCATTATTTTCCAACATTAACTTTCTTATTTTAGTAGCATTATACATTTCCCTGTTAAACATTGGAGGTAGATCTACTATATATCCAGCTTCTCTAGCATTAGATATAACCAAAGGATTTCCGCTTACTACTACATCAAATTTGGGTGAATATAGTTCTAAGTTTCTAATCCATAATCCGCTAGTAAATGAATCCATTATTGGAAAGAATATAACTCTAGTGAAATCTACGTTAAATTCTTTGAGTCCTTTTTTAATCATAAGGATTCTTTCTCCTGCTGTAAAAGGATTATATATAGTATGACTATCTTTCCCGCTTCCTACAACTATAATTAGTTCGTCATATTTGCTGAGTAACCATTCTATTACAGCTAAATGACCTAAATGGAAGGGCTGAAATCTTCCTGGAAATACAGCTCTCATTTCTTTTCCCACGATTTATATGCTAATTCAACATACTTATTAGGGTTCATAATATCGTAAGGATCTATTAGATCTTTAATCCCCTTCATTATTTTAAGTACTTCTTCACCATTATGGCTGACAATTTGTTCTGCAAGTAGCTTAGCTTTCTGATAACCAATTCCATGTTCACCAGATACTGAACCTCCTAGATCTATAGCTATTTTTGCTACTTCCTCAAAGATTTGTTCAGCTAAAGAAGTATCGCTAAGCATAATGTTAGGATGAAGGTTCCCATCCCCTATGTGAGCTATTACGGGCATTCTGATACTATATTTTCTTTCGATCTCTTTTAATCTCTTTATAGCATCAATTAATTTAGATACTGGAACAACTATATCTTCAACAAACATATACTTGCTCTCAGCCCTTATCGCTATAGCTGATTGAGCCCTAATAGAATAGATTTTTTCAGCCTCTTCTCCTTCAGCAATAATGTAGTCCCTTCCTTTTAATATATCTTTTAATTCATCAAGATAATCCTCCTCAACAGATATGATAAAGGCACCTCCTTCACTTTCTTTCAATCCAGCATTTAAATTCTTATTTAAAGCTCTTATAACATCTATGTCGATATATTCGGAAATTTCTGGTAAAATTCTCCTCTTCCTTAGCTCAACTATAGTTTCAGCTGTATCTTCAAGACTTTTCATATAAGCTAAAACTGTATATATTTTCTTTCTTGGCAAGGGCGTAATCCTTAACCATATTTCCGTTATAATTCCTAATGTTCCTTCACTTCCGACAAAGAGATGGACTAGATCATATCCCCCTCTATTCTTTCTTAATGGTTCACCAACCTTAATGACTTTTCCGTTAGGTAAAACAACTTTTAATGCTAAAACCCAATCCCTAAAAGTTCCGTATTTTACACCTCTCATTCCTCCAGATGAATTTGCTGTTGCGCCTCCTACAGTACATAAGAAAAAGCTAGCTGGATCTGGGGGAAAGAAAAAGCCTTTCTTATTTAATTCCTTATTTAAATATTCAAGGTTAACTCCAGGTTGTACATGAGCATACCAGTCTATCTCGTTTATTTCTATTATCTTATTCATGTATTTGCTCATATCAAGAAGAATACATCCTTCACACATTAAATGTCCAGAAAGGCTTGTCCCAGCACCCCAAGTTACAATAGGTGTTTTAGTCTCTCTGGCATAATTAACTACTTTGACAATTTCCTCTTCATTCTTTGGGTAAACAATTATTTTAGGTTTAACCTTAAATCCTACAAAATCTTCTCTTTCTTCTCCTTGGGTATATTCAATTCCTTCAAGCACAATTAATCATTATAATACTTTGTAATAATTTTTTTGATGTTTTCGATTCTCTCTTTTATTTCCTTTTCACCTGGTTGCCTGTCTATCAACGAGTATACTGAAGATAAATAAGAGCTTAAACCTAATTTTTCCGCTATCTTTTCCATGCTTTTTGGTGTCCATTTACCCTCGTTTTCGTTTTTAATTGCTTCATCAATTTTTTTAGATAAAGCTAGTGAGCGTATTATAAGTTCTACTGATTTACAAAGCTTATCGACTGCCTCACTTAAATTTCCTCCTTTAAGAAGTTCACATGCTCTCTCTAAAGTTATTTGACTTAACTCAGAATAAATTTTGGGTTTTAAGTCATCATTAATGTTAAATGAGCTTAGAACTAGTTCTGCAATATCAGCCTCATCAACGTTCATTCGTATTAACTCTTTAACGAGTGTTGGCGGTAATCTCACAGAATAGTAAAAATTTGCCGGAATTAAAAAGCGTTTATACTGTTAAAGATGCATGATAAGGGACATTAAAGGCAGAATTTACAAGTAATCTACTATATATTTTTTTAATTAAAATATAATTTCTGTTAAAATCTAGTAATAATTTGATTCCTTCTTTTCCCTTATCAAATCTCAGTATACCACTATTATCACCAGCCTCCATAATGCACAGAACACCTTGAGAGTAATATTCTCTATTTAAATGAAGAAAATGAGTTACAGCATTCTCAGCTGAAATCATAGCACTCCTAGCCGTTTTAGCTGGAATCATACCCTTAGCTAAGTCTCCAAGAGCATAAATTCTATCGCTATGTAAAAAGTAAGGTAATTTTACTGGGACAAAACCAGAATCGTCAGTTAAACCGGATTTTATTATTACTTCTGGGGCTGAAAGAGTTGGAAGTACAGATATAACGTCAGCCTCAATCTCCTGATCATTACCTAAAATGACCTTGTTCTTCCTTATTTCCTTTACATATGTACCTTTTATCACTTTTATACCTCTTCTCTGAAAATATCCGTTTGCTTTCTCAGCAATCTTATCATTTTGTAAAATCCCAAATACTCCCTTAGGACTTTGAGTAACTAAATAGACTTCTCCCTTTATTCCTCTCTTTCTTAAAATATACTCAGAAATTAGGGCAACTTGATAAGAGGGTCCTTCAATTGGACTATTTCTAGCATTACCAACTAAAATTCTTACACCGTCTTCGGCACTTTCCAAAGCTTTTTTCAATCCTAAAAAGCCCTCAAGAGTGTGATGCATAAACGCAAACTCATGTCCTGGTATTTTCTCAAAGTTTTCCTCATAAGCACCACCCAATGCAATAAATAAATAATCGTAATCGAAAGTACCCTTAGTGGTTTTAACTTCTCTAGTTTGTGGTAAAATTTCAGTCACTTCTCCCTCAACGAAATCTATGTTTTTTACTCTTAATGCTTCTTCAGCATTAAATTCAGTATCCTCAATTTTAACCTCGTTAGTAAGTAATAAGGGAAAAATAGTATTCTCTCTGACTGTTTTACTTCTTGAGATAACTGTGATTTCGGCGTTTGAAAACTCCCTAATCCTATGTGCAACTGTTAATCCCGCATAACCCGCACCTAAAATTAGAATTTTCATACTTTAATGACTATTTATGAAAATAATAAGCTAAACGGTATATGTAGATTAACAAATACTTCTAGTCACTCCTCCAACTCTTAAAAGAGATTGTTTTTCATTCCATTACCTTTTATTACATAATTTGGCAAAAGTTTAAATTAGTTCGGGAGGATACTAATTTATGAATAAACTCGCAACGGTAATTATAGCAGTATTATTAGTAGGAATAATTGCCGGAGTTCTTATTTTTACAATAGGAAAAGCTAATGTAGTAAAGGCAAACAATTCAAATACTATTAACTACCAAACTTTGGGAACAATAAAAATATATAATGTGTCAGCATTAACACCATTTCTTTCAAATTATGTGAACTCCTCTTATGTTAAGCTCGCTTCAGACGTAGTTGAGTACGGTATACTTAATTTCATCAAAATCAACACTAGTAAAGCTGTAATAGGCTATTTCAAGGCTGGTCCTTTATCATCATTAGCTTTCTATCAAATAAATTCTACATTAACCTCGCACGGTTTTAAGTATGCTGAATATAAGACCCTACTTTATGATTATAACTTAACAACCGCTGTAGGATTTGATGGGAATTACTTTTATCTAGTCCATCAAAATTCCTCGAATGAGAATTTGACATTAACCTTACTCTATTACCTATACACTAGCAATAAGACTTTCTCTCCATCATCGACAAACATAATAGCAAGTGGTACGTTTAGTAAAGGTAACTTTACTGCATATTCGAAGAATTCCTCAATAATAATTCAAGGATATTTTAGTGCAAGCTACAACAATTTAACAAAGATCCTTAGATTCTTTAACTTCACCACGACAAACTTCACAATAGCAGGTAAAGTTATCTTTAAGAACTCTACTGTTACAGTGTACTCGATTACTACGTTTTATAACAATAAATCAAATTATGTTATGATAGGTGTTAAGGAGATAAATTCGAACCTTGTGTATTCTGTAGGAATTATATCATCTCAAGAAATAAGTGAAAATGAGGTTTTGAGCTTACTATAATAAATATTTTAGTCTCTTTTTTGATATTTAACTGTGAATTTCAAAGTCATAAAGTATTTTCTTCTTTCTAGGTTTACAAAGCCTTTCATCCTAGGCACTTTAATATTTCTATTCTTTATTATTATTACATATTCAGCATTAGCTAATAGCATTTTTGAACCCAGAATTTTTAATAGTTTAAAAATAAATTTTGCTGAATTTGTGACTTTCTTTGTTATCTTTAGCGGTTTTTCTTCTACAGTACAAAAAGCTGATTATGATTTTCTTTTTACATCTCCTCTAAAGAAGGGTGAAATATCATTACTATATATGATAGCTTCAATACTCTTAGGTGGAGGATATTTTATTGTTCTAGGGATTATGTTTTTGTTTATTTACTCTATGCCACTAAGTCTTTTAACGCTTTTGTCTTTTTCTATCTTCGGTATTGCTGTTAGTAGTTTATCTCTAGTTAAAGAGAAGATTTATCTTATCGTATTTACAGCAGTTTGGGTTTGGTTCCCATTTTTCGGAATACAATTTTCTCCTACATCAATATTATTCGGAAAACCATATTTAGGAATTATCTCTTCTCTAGTATATTCTATTCCAGTTATATATAGATCACTGTCAGATCCCCAAATTCAAGTTTCAAGCCAAAAGGGGGAAATAGCAAAGAGTATTATAAAATATAGTAATAGTAAAAACTTTCTTATAAAGCATTTCATTTTAACCTACGAATTTGCTTGGGGTTACGGGAATTCGTTATCTGGTAGAAAACTTTTCTATTATGTTCTATATTTTCCAAAAGTAATTGCCATCTCTGTTTTATTTGCCATAGTATATTATAGCATCTTTAAACTAGTTGATTTCACCTTTTATGATATTGTAGCACCATCTGTTGTAATTTTAGCATTTTTAATGAGTATGGGAATTTATGCAATATCCCAAGAAAGACCCTGGATTGTTTTTGTTTCGTTGGATAGGGGATCATATTTATCAAAAAGAATTTTATTTAAGTCTCTTCAGAATTCTCTAATCGCACTTCCCTTTGCTTTATCAGATATAGTATTAGGGTATCCTTCTTTAGGAATTACGTTGTTTTTCGGATCATTAATGGGCTACTCCCTCACTTCTTATCTCTCCAGTAAATTAAACCCTATACAATTCAGAGGAGAGGTATACAATTATAGAGCGGGAAGCGGTATGTTACTGATTATTTTTTCTGAGTATATGGTAATGGGAGTTTCCGTTATCTCTGCTTTATCCTTAACATCCTCACTTGTTTTTACTGTTATCTCTATTATTATCACTATCTTAGTTATCAGAAAGAAGAACTGGGAAACTATTTCCTATGAGCTAATTGAAAAGGGTTTTGTATGACTATATAAACTATATAGTGTTATATAGTTTTTATAGTTTATTTAGGGATATCTATTTACCCGTTAAAGAAACTTTAGACATAAGATATAAAAGAAAAAGGTATAATACTATATCTTATGATAAAGATTCTTTTTTTAACTAATGATAAAAAGTTCTACTATGATGGCAAAAGAATAAAAGAAGTAAAATACATAAAAGATCTAAACGGAGCTGAAGTTAGGTTTGCAAGGCCAATGATAGTATATGATGTTGATTTACCCCTCTCATATTTCGTAGAAGAGTTGGGAAATTTTACTTTAGGAGATTATACCCTTACTCAACTTACACAAATTCTTTATTTTAATAATTCTATAGTCTATGTAAACCACGAAAAAAAGGAGATTGAAATACTCGTGGAAGGTGGAAAAGTAATAAAACTTCCTTACTCTTCGCTTCCCTTCCTAAGGTATTACTTAGCAAAGATAGGAAGAATATTACTAGAAAGTATCTCATTCGAGTATCTCGAAACTCTTTCCGACTCCAAAATCGATGAATTGTTCCTTAGTGATAAGACTCTTGGCGAGATTACCAGAACAGTGAGAAGGGGCAATTTTAGAGGCTTGAGAAGAAAGCTTATTAATAACATCCTTAACGTGTTGATCATCAGAAGAAAGCAAATGAAATCCTCCTAAAACAGCGTATATTTTATCTACACCGGTAACTTCTTTTGCATAATTTATAATATTTAGGATATTAGAATGACCACAACCAGTTAAAATAACAAGTCCCCTAGGAGTATTTATAAATAATGCAATATCATCATATAGCTTATCTTCCTCAACACCCTCTTCTGATGCCTTAAATAATCCAGAATTATATTCCTTATATCCATATCTCTTTACTTCACCGCTAAACATAACCCCTTTAGTAAACTCTAATGGCTTTTTAGTAAGTATTAAATTGAAATTTTTCTCTAATTCCTCCCTTGTTAAAGGTAATCCTATATACTGTAATCTCCTACTCCAATTTAGAAACTTCTTCTCAGTGATAGAAGGATGAGCAATCAATGTTTTTCTTTTCAGAAGTTCAAGAAGTTCCTTATTTCCTAAACCACCAGTATGATCTGAATGACCGTGACTTAAAACTACATAATCAACTTTTGATAAATCTATACCTAAGAGTTTGGCATTGTGAAGTACTGGTAATCCAGAATTTCCTACGTCATACAATATTCTGATCTGATCAGCTTCAATATATGCCGAGAATCCCCATTCACCAATTAGCGGAGGAATTATTGTGCTAGTGAAATTGTCGCTTAAGACCGTTATTTTTAACTTTTTAACTTGTTCCATAAACTTTTTTCTTTTTGATAGTTTATATTTCTAAAACCCTGGAAGTTTTGCTTTTATCTTTAATTTATTTAACGCTCCCCACATTGCAGCAACATTTTCTGAAACTACTGGCATATCTAAATCCTCATGTAAGTATTGAACAGCTTCATAAGTTGAAAGTGCTGTACAAGCAATATATACTGCATCAGCCTTAAGAACTTCATCTAAGTGCCTTTTTACTAACCTATATATTGTGAAAATTGGTGTATTTGAGATGTCTATTCCTCTAATTTTCCCCAATCCATCATAGCCAACTATTTCAAACCCCTTATTTCTCCACCATTCTACTTCTTCCAAAGTCCTCTCCTTTATATAAGGAGTTCCTATCCAAAGTTTTCTAACATTTAATTTCTTAAGTAGTTCATATACAGATTCTTCAGGTATAACTACATCTTTTATTACCCTCTTTATAACATGAGCATGTTTATGAGTACCATAAGTTCTACCGTAAATAATTGTGTCTGAGACTTCAGCTAACAAAGAGTAAGAGTATTTCAGTTCTTTCTCAAATTCCTCTAAATTTTCCGGTTCGCATCCCCTAGTAGGCTTCATTCTCGTTGAGTGTATAGAAACACCTTCTGGTGCCATTTTCCATAAATCGTATTCCATTCCTGCATTATTAGCTGGCAATATAACTCCTATTCTACCTCTTCCTCCAGGCATTGTAACTTTTTTATTATATGTAACTATAAAAGTTCTGTGAGTATTAAGACAAAAATTAGAAAAGCAATAAAGGATTTTTTTCAGTATGAGAAGGAAGGAGATAAGAAGATCTTAAAGAAAGCTTTATCTCATATCAAGTTCGAGAATGGTTATTTTATTATTAGAGATGAGAAGATTAAAGCGGATAAAGAAGAAGACGTAATTGGAGTCTTTCTTGCTAATATACCATATATAGTACTAGGGAAAGGCGAGTTGCATTGGGATTTACCAGATAAAGTGATAAAAATTCAAAATAGTGCGCTGAAACTATTGGAATGTGGACTAAATGATGTTGCAACATTGGAAATTTATTTAGTTATGGAAATGGCTTTGAGATCTTTATATTCAGAATATGTTAAAAGCGGGGTAATTATTCAATATAAGGATAAGAAAATTAAAGTTAATAATATAGATTATAGGCGCTTAAAACTTTATATAAGAAGAAAAGGGTGGAGCAAGTATAAGGTTAGAGTTAATGGAGAGGTTTTCCCTTATTCTCAAGGTTCATTATTAAGTTGGGCTGAGAAATTTATGGATGATAAATTAAGTTTTGCTTTTAGGCTATCTGTAAATGTTAGGAATCTTTTAGCTCACGGAGAGGTAGAATGGGACTTATTTCCTACAGTAAGAAGTCTAGAATCAGCCTCTCATGCTTCATGGTTAGTATTTCAGAAACTAAAAACTTACATGAAATCTTAACTACTTTTAAAATATGTTTTCCTTAACATATTATGAAATGGAAATAAATAAGTTTGTTTAATACTTACTTATATATTCACTTAAAAAATCGTAGTACCATTCTCTTGTTTGTATATAACTTAAATTGAAGGAAAAGAGTTTCACTGAAATTCCTTTTAATAACGATGGGATTTAGAAGTAAAATTTATAAGTTTCTTTCGGTTATTAGTATTTGATGACAGAAGCCCAAGTTGGAAGAAAAAAGAGGACTAGGTATGAAATAATACATGATATACTATCTCAATGCGAGAATGGAGCAAAGAAAACTTGGTTAATGTATAAGGCAAATCTAAGCTATGAACTAACAAACAACTACATAAACAAGTTAGTAGAAAAAGAGCTAATTGTGCAAAAAGATGGTCTATATTATTTAACTGATAAGGGCAGAAAATTACTAGATCTCCTCAAGGACTATAAGGAGAAGAAATCTGGTTTAGATAAGGTAGTTGCCCAAATAAAAGAGATCTACGGAGAAGACTAAATTTTTTAAAACTAAGCTTTTTATTTTTCTTTCTCAATACTCCTTTATGAACGTTGTAATTTTTGCTTCAAGTAGAGAAGCAGATATGGAAGAACCAGTTTTTTGTGATAGAGACAGTGTTAAAGTGGATGTAAGTAAATGTACTGGAAGGAGTATATCAGTTACACCTTTTATAGCTAGGTATCTAAAAGACCTCGGATTTCATGTCACTGTTATTGATCCCTTTGCTGATGATACTCCATATGAAGCTGATAACGTAATAAAAGGTACCAGTTTTCAAGTACCCGATGAAATAGTAAAAGATGCTTATGTAATAGTAGCTACAAGGCACGTCTATGATACCTGGGCCATAATGAAATCTATTTTAGGAGGTGCTAAAGAGATTTTTGTTATCATGAGTATAAAGAGAGCTAAAGTAATAATGAAAAGGCTTTTACAAGCCGGAATTTCTAAGGAACATATAAAAAGATTAAGAATACCAGCCGGATTAGATATTGGTGCAAAGAATGAAAAAGAGATTGCTTTAAGCATAGTTGCAGAAATTCTAGCTGTATCCAGGAATGCCAGTGGCAGACCTCTTTCTGAGATTAAGGAATTCAGTAAAGTAGTAGAGGAATTAGAATAATTTTGTACCGCAGTTAAGGCAGAATTTAGCTCCAGGAGGATTTTGATAACCGCATTGTGGGCATCTGATTCCGGCAGTTTGTGCCATTGGTTGGCTCATTGGTTGCTGAGGAGTTGGCATAGGTTGTTGTTGCATTGGTAAAGGCATATCATACATTCCATCGGTTATTTGCTTATCGATTGTTCCAAACAGTCTATGGTTTATTAGTTCTCTACCTAAAGGTCCTATATGTTCTTCTTCAACAATTATCGAAAACTCATTTGGATAACCCCTAAGCCTTACTATAACATTTTCAACATGATGAAGGTGACCTTTTTTCATAGCCCTTATTTCATAATCATAGTACTGCGGCATACCGGGTTGCATCATCATTGGTGTAGTTAATTGCATAACTTGACTTTCCCAACCCTCACTTAGAAAGAGGTTATTAATTTCTTGGGCTAAAAGGGGTATGTTAACATATCTACCAGTATAGGTCTTCTGCATAATTAAGAATAATGTGAAAAGTAAATAAACCTTTCCCTTTCATAAAACCTTATGTTTACTTATACTTTACTATCAGAATATTTTTAATTAAAACATTTGAAATAAAAAAAGATTAAAGTGAGGCTCTTATTTGTAATTATTAATTCGAAAAGTGTTTCTCTATACTACGTTAAAAAACTAAAAAGTTTTAATGAAAATATCAAAAATGCTTATAACCAATTTAGAATTAAATGGTTATCGATGGAAATTCAAAAAACCTTTTCCCAAACTAATCTTATAAAGTTATCAATAATACTAATCAGTTTTTCCATCATTCTATTATCGTTGCACCCGTTTGGACAAACATCATCAAATACTACAGCAGAAATACAGAGTTTAAATCAAAGTATTTTAGCTTTAGAAAATCATACAGCAGATTATCCATCTGCAGCGGTTCCTAGCTGGTTAGATACTGGTAGTAACGCATGGATGCTTACGGCTGCAACATTCGTAGGTCTTCAAAGCGTTCCTGGTGTAGCACTATATTATGCTGGATTATCTAAAAAGAAATACGCTGTAAATTCTGCATTAATGGTATTTTATGCTTTTGCTGCAGTTTTAGTTGTTTGGATGATAGCTGGCTATAATGCTGGTTTTGGTCATCCCGCATTACTTAGTATTAATGGTTATGGAATTTTAGGTTATCCAGTTCCAGCATGGTTAGGCCATTATGAAGCTAGTCAAACAATATATGGGCCAACTGGAACGCCAGTGGATATTCCAACATCTACTTACATATTCTTCCAGTTTGTCTTTGCTGCAATAACTCCAGTATTATTAGCTGGCGGAGTATTAGAGAGAATGAATTTCAAAGCATGGATGATATTTGTACCCTTCTGGAGTTTATTAGTATATAGCCCAGTAGCTTATTGGTTATTTGCAGGAGGATGGTTATACCAACTAGGAGCAGTAGACTTTAGTGGAGGATATGTAATTCATGTAGATGCTGGTGTTGGTGCGTTAGCTGCTGCATTAGCAATAGGTCCCAGATTAGCATCTGAAAGAAAATTAGAAGCTCATAGTCTACCATTGGTTCTTGCAGGAGCTGGGTTAATTTGGTTAGGATGGGATGGGTTTAACGGTGGTGATCCAGGCGGTGCAACAATTGATGCTGCAATAGCCGTATTAAACACAAATATTGCAACAGCTGTGAGTGCAATAACCTGGATGTTAATGGATATGGCATTCTTTAAGAAGCCGACATTAGTAGGTGCAACAAGTGGTGCAGTAACTGGATTAGTAGCTATTACACCAGCTGCAGGATACGTAAATGGTTGGGAGGCAATACTTATTGGAATTGCATCTGGAAGCATACCGTGGTTATCTCTATATAAATTTGAGCCTAGACTAAAAGTTG
It encodes the following:
- a CDS encoding XdhC family protein, whose amino-acid sequence is MNVVIFASSREADMEEPVFCDRDSVKVDVSKCTGRSISVTPFIARYLKDLGFHVTVIDPFADDTPYEADNVIKGTSFQVPDEIVKDAYVIVATRHVYDTWAIMKSILGGAKEIFVIMSIKRAKVIMKRLLQAGISKEHIKRLRIPAGLDIGAKNEKEIALSIVAEILAVSRNASGRPLSEIKEFSKVVEELE
- a CDS encoding MBL fold metallo-hydrolase; its protein translation is MEQVKKLKITVLSDNFTSTIIPPLIGEWGFSAYIEADQIRILYDVGNSGLPVLHNAKLLGIDLSKVDYVVLSHGHSDHTGGLGNKELLELLKRKTLIAHPSITEKKFLNWSRRLQYIGLPLTREELEKNFNLILTKKPLEFTKGVMFSGEVKRYGYKEYNSGLFKASEEGVEEDKLYDDIALFINTPRGLVILTGCGHSNILNIINYAKEVTGVDKIYAVLGGFHLLSSDDQHVKDVINKLSSQASKIAPSHCSGNLAKSLITKEQFIDFGVGKSFEILE
- the proC gene encoding pyrroline-5-carboxylate reductase, giving the protein MRVSIIGVGKIGYAILKGVKSLNVEIIGTGRSEETLDKIKKEGVEATRDNEYAIKKSDIIILAVKPQHFHSILDKVSKTAWEGKKVVSVMAGIRISTLTRLTNAKVYRAMPNINAVIGKATTALAEERDEEVERIFRTIGNVYWIPEELFDAWTAIIGSGPAFVAEIIDAFALGAVACGMPRELAYQAILDMVEGTVYTLRKDKTHPVLLRDQVTTPAGTTIRGLMVMESEGIKSAIIKTIEAAYQRSMAIGKEIDKMY
- a CDS encoding NAD(P)/FAD-dependent oxidoreductase translates to MKILILGAGYAGLTVAHRIREFSNAEITVISRSKTVRENTIFPLLLTNEVKIEDTEFNAEEALRVKNIDFVEGEVTEILPQTREVKTTKGTFDYDYLFIALGGAYEENFEKIPGHEFAFMHHTLEGFLGLKKALESAEDGVRILVGNARNSPIEGPSYQVALISEYILRKRGIKGEVYLVTQSPKGVFGILQNDKIAEKANGYFQRRGIKVIKGTYVKEIRKNKVILGNDQEIEADVISVLPTLSAPEVIIKSGLTDDSGFVPVKLPYFLHSDRIYALGDLAKGMIPAKTARSAMISAENAVTHFLHLNREYYSQGVLCIMEAGDNSGILRFDKGKEGIKLLLDFNRNYILIKKIYSRLLVNSAFNVPYHASLTV
- a CDS encoding arylmalonate decarboxylase; this encodes MPGGRGRIGVILPANNAGMEYDLWKMAPEGVSIHSTRMKPTRGCEPENLEEFEKELKYSYSLLAEVSDTIIYGRTYGTHKHAHVIKRVIKDVVIPEESVYELLKKLNVRKLWIGTPYIKERTLEEVEWWRNKGFEIVGYDGLGKIRGIDISNTPIFTIYRLVKRHLDEVLKADAVYIACTALSTYEAVQYLHEDLDMPVVSENVAAMWGALNKLKIKAKLPGF
- a CDS encoding zinc ribbon domain-containing protein yields the protein MQKTYTGRYVNIPLLAQEINNLFLSEGWESQVMQLTTPMMMQPGMPQYYDYEIRAMKKGHLHHVENVIVRLRGYPNEFSIIVEEEHIGPLGRELINHRLFGTIDKQITDGMYDMPLPMQQQPMPTPQQPMSQPMAQTAGIRCPQCGYQNPPGAKFCLNCGTKLF
- a CDS encoding nicotinamide-nucleotide adenylyltransferase, yielding MRAVFPGRFQPFHLGHLAVIEWLLSKYDELIIVVGSGKDSHTIYNPFTAGERILMIKKGLKEFNVDFTRVIFFPIMDSFTSGLWIRNLELYSPKFDVVVSGNPLVISNAREAGYIVDLPPMFNREMYNATKIRKLMLENNESWSELVPKSVYSFIKEIKGDERLRDIARSDY
- a CDS encoding winged helix-turn-helix domain-containing protein → MTEAQVGRKKRTRYEIIHDILSQCENGAKKTWLMYKANLSYELTNNYINKLVEKELIVQKDGLYYLTDKGRKLLDLLKDYKEKKSGLDKVVAQIKEIYGED
- a CDS encoding PaREP1 family protein; the encoded protein is MRLPPTLVKELIRMNVDEADIAELVLSSFNINDDLKPKIYSELSQITLERACELLKGGNLSEAVDKLCKSVELIIRSLALSKKIDEAIKNENEGKWTPKSMEKIAEKLGLSSYLSSVYSLIDRQPGEKEIKERIENIKKIITKYYND
- a CDS encoding FAD-binding oxidoreductase, whose translation is MLEGIEYTQGEEREDFVGFKVKPKIIVYPKNEEEIVKVVNYARETKTPIVTWGAGTSLSGHLMCEGCILLDMSKYMNKIIEINEIDWYAHVQPGVNLEYLNKELNKKGFFFPPDPASFFLCTVGGATANSSGGMRGVKYGTFRDWVLALKVVLPNGKVIKVGEPLRKNRGGYDLVHLFVGSEGTLGIITEIWLRITPLPRKKIYTVLAYMKSLEDTAETIVELRKRRILPEISEYIDIDVIRALNKNLNAGLKESEGGAFIISVEEDYLDELKDILKGRDYIIAEGEEAEKIYSIRAQSAIAIRAESKYMFVEDIVVPVSKLIDAIKRLKEIERKYSIRMPVIAHIGDGNLHPNIMLSDTSLAEQIFEEVAKIAIDLGGSVSGEHGIGYQKAKLLAEQIVSHNGEEVLKIMKGIKDLIDPYDIMNPNKYVELAYKSWEKK